In Nitrospirota bacterium, the genomic window GCTAATTCTATCATGTCTGTGCAAAGGAGTGCAAGGGTATTGTGCGTTTTATAGCAGACCTTCATATACACTCGCCATACTCGCGTGCCACCAGTAAGGATATGGAACTTGAATCTCTCTTCAAATGGTCCTGCATAAAGGGTCTCGGTGTCACCGGTACAGGGGATTTTACCCATCCTAAGTGGTTTTCAAACCTCCGGGAGAGGTTGGAGGAGGCGGAGCCTGGCCTGTTCAGACTCAAAGACAAATACAGTTCAGTTGTTGAAAATGATGTGCCGCAATCATGCCGTGCTGAGGTCCGTTTTATCCTTTCAGCCGAGATAAGTTGTATATACAGTAAGAATGGCAAAACCCGCAAGGTGCATAACCTGCTGTTTGTCCCTTCGTTTGAAGCAGTACAGCGGATCAGCGAATCCTTGTCAAAGATCGGAAACCTGAGGTCTGATGGACGGCCTATTCTGGGGCTTGACAGCAAGGCGCTGTTAAAGATTGCACTCGATGCGTCCCCTGATGTCATGTTAATCCCGGCCCATGCCTGGACTCCCCATTTCTCCGTATTTGGATCAAAGTCAGGGTTTGACTCTCTGGAAGAGTGTTTTGAAGACCTGACCCCGCATATTTATGCAATTGAGACAGGACTGTCATCTGATCCTCAAATGAACCGGAGGTTGTCTGCCCTCGACAGGATCACCCTGATATCAAATTCCGATGCCCACTCGCCAAAGAAGCTTGCACGGGAGGCAAACATATTTGATACAGACCTGTCTTACAAAGGAATTTATGATGCCATACGTGATGGAGACAGTGCCAGGTTTACTGGCACAATAGAGTTTTACCCTGAAGAGGGAAAGTATCATTACGATGGTCACAGATCATGCAGGCAGAGGATGACTCCGGAAGGGACAAGGCAGAACAATGGATTGTGTCCCAAGTGCGGCGGCAGGGTTACGGTGGGTGTCATGAGCCGTGTAGATACCCTTGCAGACAGAAAGGAAAATGACACGCAGGCGGCGGTTATCCCGTTTAGAAGGATGATACCGCTTCACGAGATTATCTCAGAGGCGTGCGGCACAGGTGTGAACAGTAAGGCCGTTGAAAATTCGTATAACAGGCTGATTGGTTCATTGGGAAACGAGTTGTCAATCCTGTGCGAAGTTCCTGTTTCTGATATTGCAGAAACAGGAGGTCCAGTCCTGGCTGAAGCTATCCAGCGCGTTAGAAGCGGAGATGTCCACATAGAACCTGGATATGACGGCGAGTTCGGGACAATCAGGATTTTCGGGTGAGCCGTCGTGAGCACTTCGACTGTTAGGCTGTTCGACAAGCTCACAGCTCAGGGTTTACAATGGGTCATGAAAACGTCATTCCCGCGGAACCTGTCCCAGCAGGGTTTAAGCCGGGTGCTGGAATCCAGATCGTGGGCATGATTCTGGATTCCCACTTACGTGGGAATGACGGATGAATAGGAGTATTTTCAGATGAACTGACTCTGTGGTTTCAGGACTATCAGCCCGAGAGGGGGCAGTGTCAGTTCCAGTAGCTGATGTTTTCCCTGCCAGGGTATTGGCATGGACCATACGCCGCCGGCATTTCCTCTATTGCCGCCGCCGTAGACCTCTGAATCGCTGTTGAGGATTTCTTTGTAGTATCCGGCCCGCGGCACGCCTATCCTGTATCCTCCGCGCTGCACTGGTGTAAAATTGCACACAAAGATCAGCATATCATCCGGGTTCTTTCCCTTCCTCAAAAATGAGACTATGCTGTTGTCAGCGTCATGAAAGTCAATCCATTCAAAACCCGTGTACTCAAAATCTATCTCGCAAAGGGCTGGTTCAGTTCTGTAAAGGTGATTCAGGTCTCTGACAAACCTCTGCAAGGTCTGGTGTTCATAGTATTGCAGCAGATGCCAGTCAAGGCTTACATCGCAATTCCACTCCCACCACTGGCCTATTTCTCCTCCCATGAAGAGGAGTTTCTTGCCGGGGTGTCCGTACATATATCCATAAAGCAGTCTGAGGTTTGCGAATCTGTCGTGTAAATATCCTGTCATTTTGTCAAGGAGCGACCTCTTGCCGTGCACAACCTCATCGTGAGACAGCGGAAGGATGAAGTTCTCATGGAATGCATATAATAGTGAGAATGTGAGGCTTCCCTGATGATACTTTCTGTGGATGGATTCTTTGGTGAAATATTCCAGGGTATCATGCATCCATCCCATATTCCATTTGAAGCCAAAGCCAAGGCCGCCAAGATAGGTAGGTTTTGATACGAGCGGCCATGCAGTAGATTCTTCAGCGATAGTCATAATGCCTGGGAAGTATTTATAGACCACCTCGTTGAATTCCCTTATGAAATCTATTGCCTCAAGATTCTCCCTCCCGCCGTATTTGTTCGGGAGCCAGTCACCACCCTCGCGCGAGTAGTCCAGATAGAGCATAGAGGCAACAGCATCCACGCGTAAGCCGTCTATATGGTATTTGTCAAACCAGAAGAGCGCATTTGAGATCAGAAAATTCTTTACCTCATTCCGTCCATAGTTAAAGACGAGTGTCCCCCATTCCTTATGCTCCCCAATCCTTGGGTCAAGGTGTTCGTACAGTGCCGTCCCGTCAAACCATGCAAGGCCATGGGCATCCTTTGGGAAATGCCCCGGCACCCAGTCGAGTATCACGCCTATCCCGTTCTGATGGCAGTGATCTACAAAGTACATGAAGTCTTCCGGGGTCCCGTAGCGGCTCGTGGGTGCGAAATATCCTGTAACCTGGTAACCCCAGGAGACATCGAGGGGGTGTTCTGCAACAGGAAGGAGTTCTATGTGTGTGAAACCCATGTCTTTGACGTAATCTACCAGTTCATGGGCAAGCTCTCTGTATGTCAGAAACCTGTTGCCCTCTTCGCACTTCCTTCTCCATGAACCGAGGTGGACTTCATAGATTGAAACCGGCGCCTGATGCAGGTCTTTATGCTGACGCGCTGTCAGCCATTCTGCATCGCTCCAATTGTAGCGGTCTGTGTTACAGACGATGGAGGCGGTATTAGGACGCATTTCAGAATAGAAACCGTACGGGTCGCTTTTCAGAAGGACCAGGCTGTCCATGGTCTTTATCTCATACTTGTATGTCTCTCCCTCGGATAATCCCGGAATGAAGAGCTCCCAGACGCCTGACCCGCCAA contains:
- the glgB gene encoding 1,4-alpha-glucan branching protein GlgB; the encoded protein is MEADNLNKDLELILRAEHHDPFSYLGMHPVWFQGKSVIVVRAFLPEAEEVSVIDAGRPDISYPMNRRHSDGIFEAIIGNRDKVFPYRLRLRESSGNTQEFSDPYSFLPIMSSYDLHLFSEGKNFFMYRKMGAHVLTHNDVTGVYFTVWAPNAVRVSVVGNFNRWDGRRHPMRVLGGSGVWELFIPGLSEGETYKYEIKTMDSLVLLKSDPYGFYSEMRPNTASIVCNTDRYNWSDAEWLTARQHKDLHQAPVSIYEVHLGSWRRKCEEGNRFLTYRELAHELVDYVKDMGFTHIELLPVAEHPLDVSWGYQVTGYFAPTSRYGTPEDFMYFVDHCHQNGIGVILDWVPGHFPKDAHGLAWFDGTALYEHLDPRIGEHKEWGTLVFNYGRNEVKNFLISNALFWFDKYHIDGLRVDAVASMLYLDYSREGGDWLPNKYGGRENLEAIDFIREFNEVVYKYFPGIMTIAEESTAWPLVSKPTYLGGLGFGFKWNMGWMHDTLEYFTKESIHRKYHQGSLTFSLLYAFHENFILPLSHDEVVHGKRSLLDKMTGYLHDRFANLRLLYGYMYGHPGKKLLFMGGEIGQWWEWNCDVSLDWHLLQYYEHQTLQRFVRDLNHLYRTEPALCEIDFEYTGFEWIDFHDADNSIVSFLRKGKNPDDMLIFVCNFTPVQRGGYRIGVPRAGYYKEILNSDSEVYGGGNRGNAGGVWSMPIPWQGKHQLLELTLPPLGLIVLKPQSQFI
- a CDS encoding DNA helicase UvrD → MRFIADLHIHSPYSRATSKDMELESLFKWSCIKGLGVTGTGDFTHPKWFSNLRERLEEAEPGLFRLKDKYSSVVENDVPQSCRAEVRFILSAEISCIYSKNGKTRKVHNLLFVPSFEAVQRISESLSKIGNLRSDGRPILGLDSKALLKIALDASPDVMLIPAHAWTPHFSVFGSKSGFDSLEECFEDLTPHIYAIETGLSSDPQMNRRLSALDRITLISNSDAHSPKKLAREANIFDTDLSYKGIYDAIRDGDSARFTGTIEFYPEEGKYHYDGHRSCRQRMTPEGTRQNNGLCPKCGGRVTVGVMSRVDTLADRKENDTQAAVIPFRRMIPLHEIISEACGTGVNSKAVENSYNRLIGSLGNELSILCEVPVSDIAETGGPVLAEAIQRVRSGDVHIEPGYDGEFGTIRIFG